AGGCGTTTCCGGGGAACGCGGATCAGGACCGTTCGGTACGGCCCGTCACCCGGCGCCAGCCCGCTCAGAGCACCAGGCGCCCGTCCCGCCAGGCCCGCGCCTCGTCCTCGGAGCCGACCCGGCCGTACATGCCGGCCATCAGCAGCACCAGCCCGAGGAGCATGGTCACCACGACGCCGGGGATGGTGTAGTTGAGGTAGTTGGCGTCCGTCCGGATGACCGCGAGGCCAGCCAGCGACACCACCATCAGCAGGTAGCCGATCCACTTGTTGAGCGTGGCGTCGACGTTACGGCCGATGCCGGTGCCGATCAGGACGAGCACGCCGAGCACCGCGGCGAGCGCCGAGTGGCCGAGGTTGGTCCCCTGGCCGAGCACGGTGATGGTCTGGTCCTGGGCGAACAGTTCGCTGCCGCTGGTCTCGACGAGCCCGAGGACACCGAAGATGACCAGGTAGAGGCCGGTCAGTCCGCCGATCGCGCGGTAGATCGGGCGCGCGGGGTGGTTGACGGGGTTGTGGGCCATAGTCGTAACTCTCCAACGCCGTTCCGGTGAGGGTCGTCAACGATTGTCCCGCATGCGGCGGTGTGACGCCGCACACGCCCAGCCGCGAGCCGCCCGGGCCGGGCAGCGGCGGGTCCGCCGCCCGACCGGAACCGGTCTCAGTTCCCTGGCACCTGCTCGGCGAGAGCCAGCCAGGTTTCCTCGGTCTGCTCCCGTTCGGCCCGTACCGCGCGCAGTTCGTTGTCCAGTTCGGCGACCTTCGCGTAGTCGGTGGCGTGCTCGGCCATCTGGTCGTGCAGCGCGGACTCCCGCTGGTCGAGCTTGGCGATCTGCCGCTCCAGCTTGCTCAGTTCCTTCTTGGCCACCCGTACCTCGGCGGCGCTGAGCGGGGCGGGGCCGTCGTCGGTCGCACCACGCCCGGTCTCCTGGGGCGAAGGGGCGGCCGTCGAGGCACCGGTGGTGGCGGTGCGACCCTGGCCGGCACTCGCTCGGGAGAGGTATTCGTCGATGCCACCGGGCAGGTGGACCAGCCGGCCGTCGCCGAACATGCCGTAGACCACGTCGGTGACCCGCTCGATCAGGTACCGGTCGTGGCTGGCCACGATGACCGTACCGGGCCAGGAGTCGAGCAGGTCCTCCAACGCGGCCAGGGTGTCGGTGTCCAGGTCGTTGGTGGGTTCGTCGAAGAGGAGCACGTTCGGTTCGGCGGCGAGCAGCCGCAGCATCTGCAACCGGCGGCGTTCACCACCGGAAAGATCGCCGACCGGGGTCCAGAGTCGACGGTCGTCGAAGCCGAACACCTCGGCGAGTTGGGAGGCGGCCAGTTCGCGGTCGCCGAGGACGACCCGGCGGGCCACCTCCTCGACCGCTTCCAGCACCCGCAGTTTGTTGGGGAGCTCGGAGAGTTCCTGGGAGAGGAACGCCGGGCGTACGGTCGAGCCGATGTTGACCCGTCCCGCCTCGGGTTCGCGTACCCCGGCGAGCAGGCGCAGCAGCGTGGTCTTGCCGGCCCCGTTGGCGCCGACGATGGCGATCCGGTCGCCGGGGCCGACCTGCCAGGTCAGGTTGTCCAGGATCAGCTTCGGGCCGGCCTTGAGGGTCACGTCCTCCAGGTCGTACACCTGCTTGCCGAGTCGGGAGGTGGCCAGCCGTTGCAGTGACATGGTGTCGCGCGGCGGCGGTACGTCGGCGATCAGCGCGTTGGCGGCGTCGATCCGGAACTGGGGCTTGGAGGTCCGGGCCGGCGGTCCCCGGCGCAGCCAGGCGATCTCCTTGCGGAGCAGGTTCTGCCGGCGGGCCTCGGTCGCGGCGGCGACCCGTTCCCGCTCCACCCGGGCGAGCGTCCAGGCGGCGAAGCCACCCTCGTAGGCCCGTACGGCCTGGTCGCCGACCTCCCAGGTGGTGGTGCAGACGGCGTCGAGGAACCAGCGGTCGTGGGTGACGACGACGAGCGCGCCCCGACGGTTGACCAGGTGCCGGGCGAGCCAGTCGACGCCGGCCACGTCGAGGTGGTTGGTCGGCTCGTCGAGGATGAGCAGGTCGGCGGTGCGGACCAGGAGGGCGGCGAGCGCGACCCGGCGCCGTTCGCCGCCGGACATCGGTCCGACCGGCTGGTCGAGCCCGAGGTACGGCATGCCGAGCCCGTCGAGGATGGCCCGGACTCCGGCGTCGCCGGCCCACTCGTGCTCGGCACCCATGCTCTGGTCCAGCCAGGCGGTGCCGAGCACCACGTCCCGTACGGTCGCCTCGGCGTCGAGGTTGAGGGTCTGGGGTAGCCAGGCGACCCGCAGGTCACGACGGTGCGTCACCCGCCCGTTGTCCGGTTCTTCGAGCTTGGTGAGGAGTCGGAGCAGGGTCGACTTGCCGGCCCCGTTGAGCCCGACGACACCGATCCGGTCGGCGTCGTCGAGGCCGAGGGACACGTCGGTGAGCAGTTGCCCGGCCGCGCCATAGCCCTTGGACACCCGGTCCAGGTTGACGATGTTGGCCACGAGCCCACCTTCCATGATCAAAGGCGCCCCGGGTGCCGGTCGACCGGCACGGGGGGACGCCTGGAGTAGTCCAAGCCTACGCGGGTGGCGTACCCGTCGGCCGGTCAGATCACCCGGGCGCCGGGGACGGCCCCGGTGGCGGTGCGGGCGGCCCGGCAGACGCCGGCGGCTTCCAGTTCGGCGGCGATCCGGTTGGCGCTGGGGCCGTCGGCGGCGAGGAAGACGCAGGTGGGGCCGGAGCCGGAGACCATGCCGGCGAGCGCACCGGCAGCCTCGCCGGCCTTCAGGGTGGCCGCCAGGGCCGGGCGCAGCGACAGGGCGGCGACCTGTAGGTCGTTGCCGAGGTTCTCGGCGAGTACCGCCGGGTCACGCTGGCGCAGCGCGGCGAGCAGCCCTTCGGCGGCGGTCAGTGGGGGCGGGGCGGCACCGTCGGCGCGCAGCCGGTCCAGTTCACGGAAGGCGACCGGGGTGGAGATGCCGCCGTCGGCGACCGCGACCACCCAGTGCCAGGTGGTGGGCCGGGCCAGTACGGGACTGACCGCCTCGCCGCGTCCGGTGCCGAGCGCGGTGCCGCCGTAGAGCAGGAACGGGACGTCGGAACCGAGGTCGGCGGCGATCAGGGCGAGTTGGTCGCGGGAGAGGTTGGTGCCCCAGAGGGTGTCGCAGGCGACGAGGGCGGCGGCGGCGTCGGCACTGCCGCCGGCGAGGCCGGCGGCGAGCGGGATCTGCTTGCGCAGGTGCAGCCGGGCGTGCGCGGGTACGCCGACGTGTTCGGCGAGGGCGCGGGCGGCCCGGATGACCAGGTTCTCCTCGTCCAGGGCCAGTTCGCCGGTGCCTTCGCCCTCCATGGTGAGGGTGAGGGTGTCGCCGCGTCGGGCGGTCAGCTCGTCGTGCAGCGCGATGGCGTGGTAGATGGTGTTCAGTTCGTGGTAGCCGTCCGGGCGCAGCGGGCCCACCCCGAGGTGCAGGTTGATCTTCGCCGGGACGCGTACCTTGACCGGGCCGCTCGCGCCGCGCCGGGCCCGCTCGTCGTCATCGTCCGGCCGCCATGCCTCGGTCACCGGGCACGGCCCGGGACCCGGGACACCGCCGCTGCGGCGAGGTGGTGTGGGGGCGACACGGGCCTGGTTACGAGCACGGCGACAGCCTACTCGGCACGATCCGGAGCGGGCGGGGCCGACGCGGCGATGGCGGCGAACTGCTCCACGGTGAGCGATTCGCCCCGGGCGCCGGGGTCGACACCGGCCGCGCGGAGCAGCGTTTCGGCGCGGGCCGCGCCTCCGGCCCAGCCGGCGAGCGCGGCGCGCAGGGTCTTGCGACGCTGGGCGAAGGCGGCGTCGACGACGGCGAAGACCCGTTTGCGGGGTACGTCGGCGCGGGGCGGTTCGTGGCGGGTGAAGGCGACCAGCCCGGAGTCGACGTTCGGCACCGGCCAGAAGACGTTCGGTGGGACCTTGCCGGCGCCGCGCGCGTTCGCGTACCAGGCGAGTTTGACCGACGGGATGCCGTACGTCTTGGAGCCGGGGCCGGCGACGAGCCGGTCGGCGACCTCCTTCTGCACCATGACCAGTCCGGTACGGAGGCTGGGCAGTTCGGCGAGCAGGTGCAGCACCACCGGCACGGCCACGTTGTACGGCAGGTTGGCGACCAGCGCGGTCGGTGCCGGTTGGCCCAGTTCGGCGCCGGTGATCCGAAGCGCGTCGGCGTGGTGCACGGTGAGCCGCCCGGCGGCTTCCGGGGACCGGTCGGCGACGGTCGCGGGCAGCGCGGCGGCCAGCGTCGGGTCGATCTCCACGACGTGTACGTGTCCGGCGGCGGCGAGCAGCCCCAGGGTGAGTGAGCCCAGCCCGGGGCCGACCTCCAGGGCCACGTCGGCCGGGGTGAGTTCGGCGGCGGCGACGATCCGGCGGACGGTGTTCGGGTCGTGGACGAAGTTCTGGCCCAGTTTCTTGGTCGGCGCGACGCCGAGTCGGGCGGCCAGTTCCCGGATCTCCGCCGGGCCGAGGAGTCCGGTCATGAGGCCAGAGCCTACGGGGCCGGATCGGGCCTCTGGCCGGCACGCCCGGTACGGCGGCGCACAACTCCGCTTTGACTACCAAACTGGCGAAAACATGACATGTCACCGTTGCTGACCGGCGTTCCGTACTCCACGCTGGTCACCGTGGACCGACCGAACTCGATGACGCCCCCTCCGCGTGGCTGGACGACCGCGACGCGGACCGCCGGGACCCCGTCGACCGTCGCGCCCGCGTGATGGCGGCCGGCCCGTACGACCTCGATCCGACCGACCGCCGCATCGTCGCCGCCCTCCAGGTCAACGGCCGGGCGAGTTGGACCGAGATCGCCGCACTGATCGGAACGTCGGTGACGACCGTGGCCCGCCGGGCCCAGCAGCTGATCGCCGACGGGCTGGTCCGGGTCGCCGTCGCGCCACAACCCGGGGGCGGGGCGGCCGACCTGCTGATCGTCCGGGTCCACTGCGTACCGGGCCAGCAACTTCCGACCGCGCGGGCGCTGGCGGCCCGGCCGGAGGTACGGTTCGTCGCCGTGATGACCGGGGCGCACGACCTGGTCGCCGAGGTGCTGGTCACCCCCGGGACCAGCATGCACAGTGTGCTCACCGGGGTACAGCGCATCCCCGGGGTACGTGGCACCGTCGCCGACCTGTTGCTGCACACGTACAAGTCCGACCACGAGTGGAGTCGTCGGCTGCTCGACGACGCCGCCACGCCGGCCACGCCGGCCACGCCTGGAGTGCACGACTGCCCGCCGGACCATCTGGACAAGGTGGACGAGCGGATCGTGCGCGCGCTCCGCGAGGACGGTCGGGCGAGCTTCCACGCCGTCGCCCTCGGGTTGGGGGTGAGCGAGAGCACCGTACGGCGACGGTTCGAGGCACTGTACGGCGCCGGCTGCGTACAGGTGATCACCCTGGTTCCGGCGGCGGCCCTCGGCTTCGAGGCGGAGCTGCTCTTCTGGCTCTCGGTCGCCCCGTCCCGGTTGGACGCGGTGGCCCGGGAACTCGCCGCGCTGCCCGGTGTGCGCTACGTCGCCGCGACCCTCGGCCAGGAGTCGCTGATGTGCGAGGTGATCCTGCCGACCCACGCCGACGTGCTCGACTTCACCACCCGGACACTGGCCCGGATCGACGGCGTACGGTCCTGGGCCGCCGGGGTCGAACTGCTCACCGTCAAGCGCGGCTTTGTCCTCACCCCGTGGGCGGCCCGGCGCTTCGACCACACCGAGCCCGCGCACCCGGCCCAGGACGTGGAGAGCGGTCCCAGCGGTGGCACCACCGACCTCGACGACGGCACGACTCTCCCCCGGCCCCGGTCGAGCCGTGGCATCCGGCGCGTCGGCCGGGTTCCCGCCCGCCGCCCCTGACCCGCACCCGCCGCCGCCGCCGGCCGGCGCGGGCGTGAGGGGCGTTAGGAAGGGGCCCTTCCTATACCGGAAGCGATAACAAGGGGCCCTTCCTTGTTCACCAGGGGCCGAAGACGCGGTCGCCGGTGGCGGAGATGGCGGCGCAGAGCTTGTCCAGGTCCGTACCGGTGGTCTCGGCCAGCGTACGAACGGTCAGCGGGATCAGGTACGACGCGTTCGGCCGCCCCCGGTACGGCATCGGAGTCAGGTACGGGGCGTCGGTCTCCACCAGCATCTGGTCCAGTGGCGTCACCTTGGCCGCGGCACGCAACGCACCGGCGCTGCCGAAGCTGACCGTACCGGCGAAACTCAGGACGTAACCGCGCCGTACACACTCGACCGCGAACTCCTCGTCGCCGGAGAAGCAGTGCAGCACCACGGTCCGGGGCGCCCCCTCGGAGTCGAGCACCCGCAGGACCTCGGCGTGCGCGTCCCGGTCGTGGATGATCAGCGCCTTGTCGTACCGCTTGGCGATCGCGATGTGGGCGCGGAAACTCTCCTCCTGCGCCGCCCGCCCCTCGTCGCCGGTGCGGAAGAAGTCCAGACCGGTCTCGCCGATGCCGCGCACCCGCTCCTCGCCGGCGAGGGCCTCGATCTCCCGCAACGCGCCGTCGAGGTCGGCCAGACGGGGGGCGTCGTTGGGGTGCAGGGCGACGGCGGCGAGGACGGCCGGATAGCGGCGGGCCGCCTCGGCGCCCCAGCGTGACGACGGCACGTCGACACCGACCTGGACCAGCCGGTCGACACCGGCGACCGCCGCCGCGTCGATCAGCGCGAGGACCGGGTCGACGTCGGGCCCACCGGCCTCGACGGACGCCTCGGCGGCGGGTACGCCGGGCACGCCGGCCTCGGTGACCGTGATGTCGAGGTGGGTGTGGCTGTCCAGCACGGGCAGTGGCAGCGGCTCGGGCGCGGGCGGAAACTCCCCGGCCCGGCGGGCGGCCCGCTGCTGGCGGGATTCGGTCGGCTCACTCATCCCGGTCAGCATCACACACCAGGCGGGACCTACCGCCGCGTACCCGGTGAGCTGATCGTCTCTCGGCCACCTGGACGTCCCGGTAGGCTCTTCGGCTCAACCTCGGCACGACTTTCGGTCGTTGCCTCTCTCTGTCACCTCTCGTTCACCTGGAGGGCACCGAACCCTCCTAGCGTCGCGCGCATGAGCGTCACCCCGCAAACACGGGACGTACCCGAAGCGCCGGTCGGGCTGGTGGTGACGTACGCCG
The Micromonospora pisi DNA segment above includes these coding regions:
- a CDS encoding DUF4383 domain-containing protein, which codes for MAHNPVNHPARPIYRAIGGLTGLYLVIFGVLGLVETSGSELFAQDQTITVLGQGTNLGHSALAAVLGVLVLIGTGIGRNVDATLNKWIGYLLMVVSLAGLAVIRTDANYLNYTIPGVVVTMLLGLVLLMAGMYGRVGSEDEARAWRDGRLVL
- a CDS encoding 4-(cytidine 5'-diphospho)-2-C-methyl-D-erythritol kinase is translated as MTEAWRPDDDDERARRGASGPVKVRVPAKINLHLGVGPLRPDGYHELNTIYHAIALHDELTARRGDTLTLTMEGEGTGELALDEENLVIRAARALAEHVGVPAHARLHLRKQIPLAAGLAGGSADAAAALVACDTLWGTNLSRDQLALIAADLGSDVPFLLYGGTALGTGRGEAVSPVLARPTTWHWVVAVADGGISTPVAFRELDRLRADGAAPPPLTAAEGLLAALRQRDPAVLAENLGNDLQVAALSLRPALAATLKAGEAAGALAGMVSGSGPTCVFLAADGPSANRIAAELEAAGVCRAARTATGAVPGARVI
- a CDS encoding TatD family hydrolase, with the protein product MLTGMSEPTESRQQRAARRAGEFPPAPEPLPLPVLDSHTHLDITVTEAGVPGVPAAEASVEAGGPDVDPVLALIDAAAVAGVDRLVQVGVDVPSSRWGAEAARRYPAVLAAVALHPNDAPRLADLDGALREIEALAGEERVRGIGETGLDFFRTGDEGRAAQEESFRAHIAIAKRYDKALIIHDRDAHAEVLRVLDSEGAPRTVVLHCFSGDEEFAVECVRRGYVLSFAGTVSFGSAGALRAAAKVTPLDQMLVETDAPYLTPMPYRGRPNASYLIPLTVRTLAETTGTDLDKLCAAISATGDRVFGPW
- a CDS encoding ABC-F family ATP-binding cassette domain-containing protein, with product MANIVNLDRVSKGYGAAGQLLTDVSLGLDDADRIGVVGLNGAGKSTLLRLLTKLEEPDNGRVTHRRDLRVAWLPQTLNLDAEATVRDVVLGTAWLDQSMGAEHEWAGDAGVRAILDGLGMPYLGLDQPVGPMSGGERRRVALAALLVRTADLLILDEPTNHLDVAGVDWLARHLVNRRGALVVVTHDRWFLDAVCTTTWEVGDQAVRAYEGGFAAWTLARVERERVAAATEARRQNLLRKEIAWLRRGPPARTSKPQFRIDAANALIADVPPPRDTMSLQRLATSRLGKQVYDLEDVTLKAGPKLILDNLTWQVGPGDRIAIVGANGAGKTTLLRLLAGVREPEAGRVNIGSTVRPAFLSQELSELPNKLRVLEAVEEVARRVVLGDRELAASQLAEVFGFDDRRLWTPVGDLSGGERRRLQMLRLLAAEPNVLLFDEPTNDLDTDTLAALEDLLDSWPGTVIVASHDRYLIERVTDVVYGMFGDGRLVHLPGGIDEYLSRASAGQGRTATTGASTAAPSPQETGRGATDDGPAPLSAAEVRVAKKELSKLERQIAKLDQRESALHDQMAEHATDYAKVAELDNELRAVRAEREQTEETWLALAEQVPGN
- a CDS encoding Lrp/AsnC family transcriptional regulator, translated to MAAGPYDLDPTDRRIVAALQVNGRASWTEIAALIGTSVTTVARRAQQLIADGLVRVAVAPQPGGGAADLLIVRVHCVPGQQLPTARALAARPEVRFVAVMTGAHDLVAEVLVTPGTSMHSVLTGVQRIPGVRGTVADLLLHTYKSDHEWSRRLLDDAATPATPATPGVHDCPPDHLDKVDERIVRALREDGRASFHAVALGLGVSESTVRRRFEALYGAGCVQVITLVPAAALGFEAELLFWLSVAPSRLDAVARELAALPGVRYVAATLGQESLMCEVILPTHADVLDFTTRTLARIDGVRSWAAGVELLTVKRGFVLTPWAARRFDHTEPAHPAQDVESGPSGGTTDLDDGTTLPRPRSSRGIRRVGRVPARRP
- the rsmA gene encoding 16S rRNA (adenine(1518)-N(6)/adenine(1519)-N(6))-dimethyltransferase RsmA → MTGLLGPAEIRELAARLGVAPTKKLGQNFVHDPNTVRRIVAAAELTPADVALEVGPGLGSLTLGLLAAAGHVHVVEIDPTLAAALPATVADRSPEAAGRLTVHHADALRITGAELGQPAPTALVANLPYNVAVPVVLHLLAELPSLRTGLVMVQKEVADRLVAGPGSKTYGIPSVKLAWYANARGAGKVPPNVFWPVPNVDSGLVAFTRHEPPRADVPRKRVFAVVDAAFAQRRKTLRAALAGWAGGAARAETLLRAAGVDPGARGESLTVEQFAAIAASAPPAPDRAE